The following coding sequences lie in one Rutidosis leptorrhynchoides isolate AG116_Rl617_1_P2 chromosome 4, CSIRO_AGI_Rlap_v1, whole genome shotgun sequence genomic window:
- the LOC139842071 gene encoding uncharacterized protein → MCNVKKTTQIATLLQNTNLIAWDEALMNDKRCFEALDRSLRDILGNTEEFFGGKSVILGGNFKQTLPIQTKGGKSAILGACITTSHLWQRFKGPLNSRWVQIPDQFCIPDDENGLANLISFIYPRESLQNPSAVDLQQKAIVCPKNDAADTINSLIIDMVDGPVTTYCSYDTTTPHGNDGGEVELLYPAEYLNTLNYHGLPLHELHLKKGVPAILLRNINIAGGLCNGTQMIITKMLAKSVEAKIITGTRVGEKVFSPRMSLIHKEPTLPLILKRQQFPLKISYAMTKQKPGSIAQPNWSLSTETSIRSRAALCCAAESYITGRFETAN, encoded by the exons ATGTGCAACGTTAAGAAAACTACCCAGATAGCGACATTACTGCAGAACACAAACCTTATTGCATGGGATGAGGCGCTAATGAATGATAAGCGCTGTTTTGAAGCTCTTGATAGGAGCCTTCGAGATATTTTAGGAAACACTGAAGAATTTTTTGGGGGTAAGTCTGTGATACTTGGTGGTAACTTTAAACAAACATTACCTATTCAGACAAAAGGAGGGAAATCAGCTATCCTTGGTGCTTGTATTACGACTTCACATTTGTGGCAGCGATTCAAG GGCCCATTGAATAGTCGTTGGGTACAAATCCCTGATCAGTTCTGTATTCCTGATGATGAAAATGGATTGgcaaatcttatttcttttatTTACCCTCGTGAATCGCTGCAAAATCCATCCGCAGTCGACCTGCAGCAAAAAGCAATTGTCTGTCCCAAGAACGACGCAGCCGATACGATAAACAGCTTAATCATCGATATGGTTGATGGTCCAGTTACAACTTACTGCAGCTACGACACTACAACTCCACATGGAAATGACGGTGGTGAGGTGGAGTTGCTCTATCCTGCAGAATATCTAAATACGCTGAACTACCATGGGTTGCCACTGCATGAGCTGCATTTAAAAAAGGGTGTACCAGCCATTCTGCTTCGCAACATTAATATAGCAGGTGGGCTTTGTAATGGCACCCAAATGATAATTACGAAGATGTTAGCCAAGTCAGTGGAAGCTAAAATTATTACGGGCACCCGCGTCGGTGAAAAGGTCTTTTCCCCAAGAATGAGCCTTATCCACAAGGAACCAACGTTGCCGTTGATTCTGAAGAGGCAACAATTCCCGTTAAAAATCTCATATGCGATGACTAAACAAAAGCCAGGGTCAATCGCTCAACCAAATTGGAGTTTATCTACCGAAACCTCTATTCGGTCACGGGCAGCTCTATGTTGCGCTGCTGAGAGCTACATCACCGGGCGGTTTGAAACTGCTAATTAA